Below is a genomic region from Scomber scombrus chromosome 3, fScoSco1.1, whole genome shotgun sequence.
TTTGGCCATCTGATGAATTACAAGAAGAGGCAGCAATCtgagtgactttttttttttaaagtgacttattattattgttattagtcTGAGTATGTAACTGATATTAGCGGTTATTGAATCTTTTCTCTAATTAAATGCTATTCACCTTTAGACCAGCAGAGGACAGAGTTCAGTAGCAGTTGATACTGGTATTAAGAGGGCTGCAGTGTGTCATTTCCCATCTTTCCTTGTACATGTATTAATTTGTTTAGAGTTTTGTAGTGTCTAAAAGTAATTATTTAGATATGTGTTAATTCTGATTCCAACATTCCATCTACTAACATTCATGTGTGGTCTTCACAAAACACAGGTCTCCCAGTACAACATGCATTGTTTGTGAGTCCAGATGTCTGCGCACAAATCAAGCTCTTGTTTAGGCTATTTTGGATcacattgttttggtttctcCTCTCTCATCAACCTTATTTCAAGCTAGCGACCAACTACACTACTAACTACTAACTACACTACTACTAATAACTCTAGAAAAGTATTATTGGAAAAAACTGTTGTTGGGTGGTTAGAAACATGACTACCAATGAATGCTAattttttgctgtgtttcttcTAGAGGTAGAAATAGGCAGGCGTTTGCTAAGAAGATCCCATGAGTCTTTTATAACATGATAAAATCTTTTAGTACATTGCTTTTTCAACGTGTTTCTGCTGCCCTCAGTAATAAAAATCCAAatcaaacaagaaataaaacaattactGAAGTTTTAAAAATTAGGTTGAGCTTTGTATACTGTCATTCCAACTAACCAGGTCTCATCAGCACCAATCTAAGAAAGTGTTTTCCTGAAATTAGGTTACTGCCCCAACTTCTACTACAGTGCATACACACTGGAAGTCAAGGCAATAATTCCATGACAGGATTAAATGTACTGAAATTATGAGAAAGAGTGAATAACACAGGCagatagaaagacagacagaggatgacaaacaaatacaaaaagtacAGCTGATGAGAGTATCCTGTCAGTAGCTGTTCAAGTGCCTTGATCAGGTGTTCAGCATGAAGAAGCAGttactatatttattttagatAAAAGATCCTGCTTTATGTATACCTACCTGGTAAATAAATCTCTTATTGATGCCACCTTATCCTTTTGTATGATTTCCCACCCAGTTCAAATATTTGGTTTGAACTGTCACATGACTGCTGGGCATGagctctgttgtttgtttttatattgtatttataacaGAACATATATGGTTTGACATACATTGACAAGCTCTATTCTAGCTGCACTGTAAACTACACTGCACTACACTCTGTAGGGTGGATTTGTCCTTTAAATGTGTGCTCATACCAGACTGAACGTGAGCAGCCTGGGTGCTGTGTATCTGTAGGACAGGTAAATGGAAGCCAGTCTTCCTGCTGTGATGGCGGCCCAGAATACACTGTCCAGATAGCCGGCAGTCTTATGACCCATCAGCAGAGGAGGGGAAACGGCGTAGGTGTAGACGAAGCCAGCATAGGAGCCCTGCAGGATAAGAAACACAGCAGGGTTTTAGAATAAGActataatgttttatgtaagtTTTGTATATGAATGAGTGGGAGCAGGATGTCTCACTATAATTCCATCAGTGATGAAGAGAATGGCTCCACCCAGAAtgtgaaggaggaagaaagttGGAGGACGACCCCGGAGTTTGGCAGGGTTGCAGCAAATAAACACACTCCCATGACCTGGAAAGGTAGGGATACTGTTTGTCATTTCGTGTGAATGCAGTGGtcacaaaggcacacacacacacacacacacatatatatatacatgttttacCTTGGCCACTGTCCTCAGCAGAGCTTGTACTTGAGTCTTTGGCAAGCAGACGTGGACTGTTGCTAAAGCAAGGCAGCAGTCTTTCATAGTACATCAATGTGAGTACTGCTGCTGGCACAGGGAGCtgccaggacacacacacacaaaaacacacaaagaagcCATTGTTAACCAAGTGGGCAGTCATACTTCCTGTTGGCTGATTCCATTTGTGACTGTCCTGTTCTGAAAGTAGAGTCCACATCTAATCTCGCCCTCCACTTGAACTTGATCCTGTTCAAACAGAAGAATGCAACAGTACTCCGGCTTACCTAGGATCTTGTCGCTTTATGTGAGTGACAGTTTCAGCCATGTGGAGGAATGCAAGTAATTCTGAGAAGaacaaaactaaacacaaaaGGACACAATTTTCTAGAGCAACACTGTTTGTTTCAGAGTTAATGGGAAATGTTAAGGACAATACTGCAGAATGCTGCAGAGTTTCTAATTATTATTCCAAGATCCTGCAAATAACTTAATGATTATGGTTGGTTGGTCTCCCATTTTTGTCCCCATGTCATTCCCATCACCCACTGCTATATTGTGTTTATTACCAaacgttagcatgctaacaagctAAGCTAAGACTCTGCTACAATAAGCATGACACTGTtgttgtgagcatgttagcttGCTGACGTTTAAGTTCTTGTTTTCAACTTATAGAACTGTCACTTCATATTCTACATTTCGGCATTTGAATGTGGGCAAATTTGTAATATTCGATCTGCTCAAATTGCAAATTCACAATGAATAAGCACAACTTGAATTGTACTCAAGCTGTGACTACAAATTCAATAGATCAGTGAATTGGGCTATTGTTATTCTCACTgctaatatatttatatttattatatatatatatatatatattaatatttatttttgtaattctAGCCATCATTCCTCTTGGTTATTATGCAATTGCACTTCCCAGGTTAAAAGaacagtcagacagtcaggTTTCTCATTCCTtgaaatgagaaagtgtgtcaaatctttgactggtactgtacattgtgTGTCTTCATATGATACATGATGTTGACATGAACTCACATTGATTAAAGCTATGATCCAGAAAGCGTAGGACACCCTGGTGATGACGGTGCCCTCAGTATGCAAGGGATACTGAGAGATGTTGTGCAGTGCTGTTCCGTGCCCAGCCATGCTGCTGCGGAGGTGGTACAGGTCCGCTGAAGAGGAAGACGAAGAGTTGGCAGTCCAATTGGTGCCCAGGACACAGCTGTTCTCAGACAGGAAAGGATCAGCCACCAGCGGGCTGACCAGCGCTCCCAGGCCTATGAAGAAATGCAAGGCCTAGGAAGAGACATGAATATAGAGACCTCCTTAAAGATGATGGATCATTGGTTTAAAAAGGAATCTGAGAGGTGGAATTGAACTTCTTATTATAATTAGCTACATTCGTAAGAAACCATCATTTTATAGTTTGTTTCTATGTGAGAATAACATCCATTTTGATGCCAGTGTCTTTGAATAcgctttatttttcttcaaattgACAGACGGGAACTGATGTGTACTATGGCTGTAATTTCATGAAGGCTACCAGAGAGGAATAAATCGTGTACTAATTACAAGGAAAAGTAGGACAGGGTTTAATTTGTACAGTGCACAGCAGGTCAGCTGAACATGCTAAAATATAACATTTGGCAAgtgtataatttaattttggTCCAATATGGATAATGAGGTTTTCAAGACAAGCAAACAAGCAAGCAACAAATATTTACTTCAGATCAGTTTTTTTCCAGTCATTAGGATTTTAAGCAAATCATAATCAACCATACTATTAAGGAAGGTAAAAGGAATTTAGGCTATCGCACTTTAGTATGaacatatgtacagtatacatttcTATATTCTTTCAAAACTCTCTATAGtttatttgcattattatgGTTTGAGTAAAAACTATAATATCTTATATATTATGTTCATCGCTGTCATTTCCCCTCccacccctctcctcttctgacCTGCAGGAAGATGGCGGAGTCCCTCTGGTACATCTTCACCAGCTGCAGGTTAGCAATGGTGTCAATCACCCCCATGGCTTTGCCAGCAATCGCCATCGCAATGGACAACAGTATCACATGGTTACATAGAGGTATGA
It encodes:
- the mfsd4aa gene encoding major facilitator superfamily domain-containing protein 4A, whose protein sequence is MKLLDERVWALFKRNWYQTLTYWSVFFSFGLCIAFLGPTILDLRCQTQSTLQQITWVFFSQQFFLLVGSSLGGLFKKTLLSSLSALFSCTLIISLVFAIIPLCNHVILLSIAMAIAGKAMGVIDTIANLQLVKMYQRDSAIFLQALHFFIGLGALVSPLVADPFLSENSCVLGTNWTANSSSSSSADLYHLRSSMAGHGTALHNISQYPLHTEGTVITRVSYAFWIIALINLPVPAAVLTLMYYERLLPCFSNSPRLLAKDSSTSSAEDSGQGHGSVFICCNPAKLRGRPPTFFLLHILGGAILFITDGIIGSYAGFVYTYAVSPPLLMGHKTAGYLDSVFWAAITAGRLASIYLSYRYTAPRLLTFSLVGVILVQCMLLIFYTSCVFLFIGTCVLGLCISSVFPSLLAFTEDLLNYKGCATTVLVTSASTGEMILQLIVGSVIHSQGSYAFLLCCTIASFIGFGLFLLLLYVQHIHRNGDTDSTKNTDMKEKPNPGGS